CATCCTTCTGCTGCAGGGCATCACGCAGCTGAACCACTTCTGCGAGGGCCAGCGCCTGGGCCGAGTAGCACAACCCGATGCGCCGGCGCAGGTCCAGCTCAGGCAACGGTTCGCTGCGCACGTCGTGGTGGTCGGCGGCCAACGACGCGGGCACGATGGCACTGCCCAGCCCGGCGGCGACCATGTCCAGGGCCAGGGTGAAGGTCTCGGCTTCGGCTACTGGGCTGCTGTCATAGAACGGCAGCAGGCGCTGGTGGCTTTGTTGCGCAGGGCAGGTAATCCAGCGCTTCTGGTCGGCAACCGGCGGCGTCGCCAGCACGAAGGCGTCGCTGTGCAGGGGCAGAAACAGTTCATCCTCGCAGCGCAGTTCTTCGCTGGCCAGGCGCGCCGCGCCCGCACAGCCGGTTACCAGTTGCAGATGCACCGTGGGGCTGATGGTCGCCACGGCCTGTACCAACTGACGCACAACCGCCGCGCCCACATCGCTCTCGATGCCGATCTGCAGCGGCGCCCGTTCCCGGTCGCGTTTGAAACGGGTCAGCAGCCGGCCGGCATCGGCCACCATGCGCTGGGCTTCGGGGTAGAGTGCGCGGGCATCCTCGGTAACCTCGACGCCCCTGGCCTGGCGCACGAACAGCGTAGTGCCCAACGCTTCCTCGAGGGCCTTGATGCTACCGGACAAAGCTGGTTGGCTAAGGTGAATGGCGCGCGCGGCGGCAGTAACGTTGCGTGCTTCGAAGACCGCGATGAAGGCGCGTAGCTGACGATAATCCATGGGTTACCCATAAGTGTTGCCGATGGCTGCCACAAGAATATCCCATTTCTCGCGCCCGAAACCGGCTTCTATACTGCCGCCGGTGATTACCCATAAACATTTTGGATTACAGGACGCTTATCATGACTGCTACCCACAAGCCCCTGGTCGTCATTACCGGTGCCAGCTCCGGTATCGGCCTGGCCACTGCCAGGCTGTTGTCCGGCCGCGGCCACGCGCTGTTGCTGCTGGCCCGTCGTCTGGCGCCGATGCAGCAGCTGCAACTGCCCAACTGCCTGGCGCTGGCGGTCGATATCACCGACCGTGCGGCCGTGCTGGCCGCCGTCGCCGAGGCCGAGGCGCAGTTCGGCCCGGTGGACGCGATCATCAACAATGCCGGCGTCATGCTGCTGGGCAGCTTCGCCACGCAAGACCCGAGCGAGTGGGACCGCATGCTCGACGTCAATGTGCGTGGCTTGCTCAATGGCATCCACGCGGTAGCTGGCGGCATGGTCGCACGCAAGCGCGGCACCATCATCAACGTCAGTTCCGTGGCCGGGCGCAAGTCGTTCCCCAACCATGTCGCCTACGTTGGCACCAAGTTCGCGGTCACCGGTTTGTCCGAGAACCTGCGCGAGGAACTGGCGCCGAGCAATGTGCGGGTGATCACCCTCGAGCCGGGTGCGGTGGATACCGAGCTGCTCAGCCACACCACCGATGACGCCATCAAGGCCGGCTATGACGACTGGAAGCAGGAGATGGGCGGCGTGCTCAGCGCCGAGCAGATCGCCGAAGTGATCGACTTCGCCTACGGCCAGCCGCAGTCGGTGTGCGTGCGTGAGATCGTGGTGTGCGCGACCCGGCAACAGGCGTAACGCACAGAGGCTGGCAAGACCTCAGGTCACCTGCGGGTGGCCTTTTGGCTTGAGGGGTCAATACTTCCCTGTACAGGCAGGCGTGTTGCGGGTTTCGCGCCGCGCGGGAGGTTACTGATGAACAAGCTATCGATAGTGGGTGCCGGGCTGGTGGGCGAGGCGGCGGCGCAGATCATCGCCCGGGAAGAGTTGTGCCATGAACTGGTGATGCTCGATGTGCAGGGCGAGCTGGCCAAGGGCAAGGCGCTGGATGTTTGGCAGGCGGCCATCGAGTCGGGGTCCGATACCCGGGTTGTGGGCGGGGCCGATGCGCAGATGCTGCAAGGTTCCGATCTGGTGGTGATTACTGCCGGTGTGCCGCGCAAACCCGGCCAGTCGCGCCAGGACGTGTTGAGCATCAACCTGCCCATTCTCGACGGCATCCTGGCGGATGTCAGGCGCCATGCGCCGGCTGCGACGCTGCTGGTGGTGTCGAACCCGGTCGATGTGCTGACTTACCGGGCCTGGTCCGTCAGCGGGCTGGGGCGCGACAAGGTGTTCGGCCAGGCCGGGGTGCTGGATACCGCGCGCATGAAGTGCTTCATCGCCGAGGAAACGGGATTTTCCGCTCGCGATATCACCGCCCTGGTGCTGGGCGGGCATGGCGACAGCATGGTGCCGCTGATGCGCTACTGCGCGGTCGGTTCGGTGCCGCTGGCGCACTTCCTGTCCAGCGAGCAGATCGAGCGGATCGTGCAGCGCACCCGCCAGGGTGGCGGCGAGATCCTGGGCTTGAAGAAGGTTGGCAGCGCCTGCGATGCACCCGGTGTGGCGATTGCGCAGATGGTCGATGCCATCGCCCATGGGCGCAACCGCATCTTGCCGACGGTGGCGATCCTGGAGGGCGAATACGGGCGCACGGATATCGCCATGGGTGTGCCTTGCGTGCTGGCGGAGCAGGGTATTGCCCGGGTCATCGAAATGCCTCTGGATGCACAGGAGCAGGCCATGTTCGATCACTCGGCCGACCAGGTGGCGCGTGATATTGCAGAGATGAAGGCGCTATAGGCATCGCCGCAAGCCGACACCCGCTCCTGTGGGAGCCGGCTTGCCGGCGATGAGGCCAACAGGGTCTCAATGCCTTTCTCTGCCCCGTCTATGCTTGATACCTCACCGTGCCAGCCGCTGCGCAAGAGGGGCAAATCATGAGCAAGGTATTCGTGAACATTGGGCTTACCCTCGACGGGTACATGGCGCCGGAAGGCATGAGCATCGAGCATTGGGACAACCCCGAGTACAAAGACTGGGGGGCCAGGTGGGGCGCGCTGATGAGCTGGATTCTCAAACAGCAGTATTTTCGTGAAAACCTCCTGTTCGGCTCCGGAGGCGAAACCGGCGCGGTCAACGACATGCTGCGCCACACCATGGAACGCTCCGGCGCCAACATCATGGGCAAGCGCATGTTCGACGCCGGCGAGCGAAGCTGGCCGGAAGAAGCGCCTTTTCACGCGCCGGTGCTGGTGCTCACCCACGAGAAGCGCGCACCTTGGGTAAGGCCCGGCGGGACGACGTTCCATTTCTTCAACGACGGGCCAGCCAAAGCCCTGGAGAAAGCCCGGGTGCTTGCAGGCGGGCGGGACATTCGCATCTCGGGCGGCGCCGAGGTGATCCAGCAGTACTTGAACCTGAATGCCATCGACGAACTGGAGATCGCCCTGGCCCCGATCCTGTTCGGCAGCGGCAGACGCCTGTTCGAGAACCTGCACGAACCCGCGCCGCAATTTCGCGTCCAGAGGGTCCTCGATACACCCGACGCCACGCACCTGCGCTACGTGCGTGCCTGAACCTTCGATCATCAATCGCAGCCAGTTTCTGGCATCATGCGTCAGCCCTTTTTCGAATGCTGAACGAGCCTGGAACGATGGACCCACATACTTTATTGGCCTTTACCCTGGTTGCCGCGATTGCCATCGCCAGCCCCGGGCCTGCGACATTGATGGCGATCAACAATAGCCTCGCCCATGGCCAAAGCAGCACGATCTGGTCCTCGCTGGGCAATGCCAGTGGCCTGTTCTGCCTATCGGCGGCGGCGATGCTGGGGTTGGGCGCATTGCTTGCCAGCTCCGAATGGCTGTTCAACATGGTCAAGATCGCCGGTGCCGGTTACCTGTTCTACCTGGGCGTCAAGCAGCTGCTCAACAAGCGGCCGTTGCTGGCAGGCAGCATTGAGCAAGG
The Pseudomonas sp. KU43P genome window above contains:
- a CDS encoding LysR family transcriptional regulator — protein: MDYRQLRAFIAVFEARNVTAAARAIHLSQPALSGSIKALEEALGTTLFVRQARGVEVTEDARALYPEAQRMVADAGRLLTRFKRDRERAPLQIGIESDVGAAVVRQLVQAVATISPTVHLQLVTGCAGAARLASEELRCEDELFLPLHSDAFVLATPPVADQKRWITCPAQQSHQRLLPFYDSSPVAEAETFTLALDMVAAGLGSAIVPASLAADHHDVRSEPLPELDLRRRIGLCYSAQALALAEVVQLRDALQQKDAP
- a CDS encoding SDR family oxidoreductase, producing the protein MTATHKPLVVITGASSGIGLATARLLSGRGHALLLLARRLAPMQQLQLPNCLALAVDITDRAAVLAAVAEAEAQFGPVDAIINNAGVMLLGSFATQDPSEWDRMLDVNVRGLLNGIHAVAGGMVARKRGTIINVSSVAGRKSFPNHVAYVGTKFAVTGLSENLREELAPSNVRVITLEPGAVDTELLSHTTDDAIKAGYDDWKQEMGGVLSAEQIAEVIDFAYGQPQSVCVREIVVCATRQQA
- a CDS encoding malate dehydrogenase, producing MNKLSIVGAGLVGEAAAQIIAREELCHELVMLDVQGELAKGKALDVWQAAIESGSDTRVVGGADAQMLQGSDLVVITAGVPRKPGQSRQDVLSINLPILDGILADVRRHAPAATLLVVSNPVDVLTYRAWSVSGLGRDKVFGQAGVLDTARMKCFIAEETGFSARDITALVLGGHGDSMVPLMRYCAVGSVPLAHFLSSEQIERIVQRTRQGGGEILGLKKVGSACDAPGVAIAQMVDAIAHGRNRILPTVAILEGEYGRTDIAMGVPCVLAEQGIARVIEMPLDAQEQAMFDHSADQVARDIAEMKAL
- a CDS encoding dihydrofolate reductase family protein encodes the protein MSKVFVNIGLTLDGYMAPEGMSIEHWDNPEYKDWGARWGALMSWILKQQYFRENLLFGSGGETGAVNDMLRHTMERSGANIMGKRMFDAGERSWPEEAPFHAPVLVLTHEKRAPWVRPGGTTFHFFNDGPAKALEKARVLAGGRDIRISGGAEVIQQYLNLNAIDELEIALAPILFGSGRRLFENLHEPAPQFRVQRVLDTPDATHLRYVRA